From a single bacterium genomic region:
- a CDS encoding MFS transporter encodes MSTLAPAATGRRLGEREFILFIAMISAVSALAIDTLLPAFSEMRDAFNLPEDSTGLSLTITLFFVGSGIGNLVYGPMADALGRKRILVGSMVLYGLASLMATLSVTLGMGIVTLLNNRALHRFRNIRLLPVGPDDPDIVLIEHLV; translated from the coding sequence GTGAGCACTCTCGCACCCGCTGCTACCGGCCGCCGATTGGGCGAACGGGAGTTCATCCTTTTCATCGCCATGATCAGCGCCGTGTCGGCGCTGGCCATCGACACCCTGCTCCCGGCGTTCTCGGAGATGCGGGATGCGTTCAACCTGCCGGAGGACTCAACCGGCCTGTCGCTCACCATCACGCTGTTCTTCGTGGGCTCGGGCATCGGCAACCTGGTCTACGGCCCGATGGCCGATGCACTCGGTCGAAAGCGCATCCTTGTCGGAAGCATGGTGCTGTACGGCCTGGCGTCGCTGATGGCCACCCTGTCTGTGACATTGGGCATGGGCATAGTGACGTTGCTCAACAACCGGGCGCTGCACCGATTCCGGAATATCCGGCTATTGCCGGTCGGCCCAGATGACCCCGACATCGTATTGATCGAACACCTGGTCTGA
- a CDS encoding type II toxin-antitoxin system VapC family toxin — MTSTVLLDTQVFLWMHAAPDRLSSSAQSMLADSSQRVLLSAVSSWEIAIKHALGRLDLPEPPAEYVLSRIASSRLTAIAIEHSHALFAGALPLHHRDPFDRLLIGQAGELGIPVMTSDQVFDQYDVGVIWADRQ; from the coding sequence GTGACCTCGACCGTCCTTTTGGACACCCAAGTCTTCTTGTGGATGCACGCGGCACCAGACCGGCTTTCAAGCTCGGCCCAGTCAATGCTGGCCGATTCAAGCCAAAGGGTGCTGCTGTCGGCCGTATCGTCTTGGGAGATTGCCATCAAACACGCACTGGGACGCCTTGATCTTCCCGAACCGCCCGCGGAGTATGTTCTCAGCAGGATTGCCAGCTCCCGCCTTACGGCAATAGCCATCGAGCACTCCCATGCCCTGTTCGCCGGTGCGCTTCCCCTCCACCACCGCGATCCCTTCGACCGATTGTTGATCGGTCAAGCAGGGGAACTGGGGATACCTGTGATGACCTCAGACCAGGTGTTCGATCAATACGATGTCGGGGTCATCTGGGCCGACCGGCAATAG
- a CDS encoding type II toxin-antitoxin system prevent-host-death family antitoxin, with amino-acid sequence MLTVGMHEAKTTLSKLIRKAIAGEEVLITKSGTPVAKLVAVVPEGPRELGRDVGRFSVPDDFNDPLPDDLLDAFEGR; translated from the coding sequence ATGTTGACGGTGGGAATGCACGAGGCGAAGACAACACTGTCAAAGCTGATCCGAAAAGCGATTGCGGGGGAAGAAGTGTTGATCACCAAGTCCGGCACCCCGGTTGCGAAACTTGTTGCCGTGGTCCCCGAGGGACCACGAGAGCTGGGCCGAGACGTGGGCCGCTTCTCGGTGCCCGACGACTTCAACGACCCGCTTCCCGACGACCTGCTTGATGCATTTGAAGGCCGGTGA
- a CDS encoding SDR family NAD(P)-dependent oxidoreductase, which yields MSRLDEKVALVTGASGGIGMAAMRRLAGEGAAVLGVDLVDEAGEKLVAELTEGGARAVYQHCDVGSLEDVTNAVERAVSEFGRIDVLFNNAATSSGGYIPELDPEGWDSSLRVMLTAAMYGMKAAIPHMASQGGGSIISTSSIYGVVASPGNAPYCTAKAGLINLTRTAAVEWGRKNIRVNAICPGVVETPMYGAVLDIGLKTHEEISAMHALGRTIKPEEIANLVLFLASDESSAITGQAIVIDGGLLSDCNLTGVPPA from the coding sequence ATGAGTCGGTTGGATGAAAAGGTTGCGTTGGTGACTGGCGCTAGCGGGGGCATTGGTATGGCCGCGATGCGTCGGCTGGCGGGAGAGGGGGCCGCTGTGTTGGGGGTCGACCTGGTGGACGAGGCGGGCGAGAAGCTGGTGGCCGAGTTGACTGAGGGCGGGGCCCGGGCGGTGTACCAGCACTGCGACGTGGGTTCACTGGAAGATGTCACCAATGCGGTTGAGCGGGCAGTTTCGGAGTTCGGCCGCATCGATGTGCTGTTCAACAACGCCGCTACAAGCAGCGGTGGCTACATTCCCGAACTCGACCCTGAGGGTTGGGATTCCAGCCTGCGGGTGATGCTCACCGCGGCGATGTACGGCATGAAGGCGGCCATCCCCCACATGGCCTCTCAAGGAGGAGGGTCGATCATCAGTACCTCTTCGATCTATGGGGTGGTGGCCTCTCCGGGCAACGCTCCCTACTGCACAGCCAAGGCCGGGCTCATCAACCTGACCCGCACAGCGGCGGTGGAATGGGGCCGCAAGAACATCCGGGTCAATGCCATCTGCCCCGGCGTGGTGGAGACGCCCATGTACGGAGCGGTGCTCGATATCGGTCTGAAGACCCATGAGGAGATCTCCGCTATGCACGCACTGGGCCGGACCATCAAGCCAGAAGAGATCGCCAACTTGGTGCTGTTTCTGGCCTCAGATGAGTCCTCGGCCATCACTGGCCAGGCCATCGTCATCGACGGTGGGCTGCTGTCCGACTGCAATTTGACCGGAGTGCCGCCTGCCTGA
- a CDS encoding NYN domain-containing protein — protein MPDDRVVVFIDYQNVYHRARASFFEGADPPVQVGHVHPLRVGELLCDLGRGKDPGRVLAGLRIYRAVPDTRSGADLERATKIQMARWVSTAGVKVCSRPMDYIETMRRGKEHWVGREKGIDVMLAVDLVDMARTGAYDAAVVFSADTDLLPALEAAVRIGKRIETATWLGPGDNRGPLRIRHHNLWNHYLDRAHFDMVRDDTDYLKPPF, from the coding sequence GTGCCTGACGATCGCGTTGTTGTGTTCATCGACTACCAGAATGTGTATCACCGCGCCCGCGCTTCGTTCTTTGAGGGGGCCGATCCCCCAGTGCAAGTCGGCCATGTCCACCCGCTGAGAGTCGGGGAGCTGCTCTGCGATCTGGGCCGAGGCAAAGACCCCGGCAGGGTGCTGGCCGGCCTTCGTATCTACCGGGCTGTTCCCGACACGCGCAGCGGTGCCGACTTGGAGCGGGCCACCAAGATCCAGATGGCCCGCTGGGTGAGCACGGCGGGCGTCAAGGTGTGCTCCCGGCCAATGGACTACATCGAGACGATGAGACGGGGGAAGGAACATTGGGTGGGCCGCGAGAAGGGCATCGACGTTATGTTGGCGGTCGATCTGGTGGACATGGCCCGAACAGGTGCCTACGACGCCGCGGTCGTGTTCTCTGCCGACACCGACTTGCTGCCGGCTCTGGAGGCCGCGGTCAGGATCGGCAAGCGCATCGAGACCGCCACTTGGCTAGGCCCCGGCGACAACCGCGGGCCGCTGCGCATCAGACATCACAACCTGTGGAACCACTATCTTGATCGGGCCCACTTCGACATGGTCCGAGACGATACTGACTACCTGAAACCGCCATTCTGA
- a CDS encoding SDR family NAD(P)-dependent oxidoreductase has product MTDWEWTLGGLKSDKDPIWSEDNILDPSSVLLTDKVAIVTGGARGIGAATAVALARFGADLAICDREADDMARTAAAVEALGRRCLTGLFDVRHPEPRDAWLAEVGEACGRVDVLVNNAGGTFSSPFADINLKGEAALIAENFTQVTGFIRGCIPLMSEGGSIINVTSIEAHRAGPGFSIYSAMKAAQANLAMSLSLELAPAGIRVNCIAPDVIPTEGERMLGDESTDERSQLAPQPWLEGGSVHDCAAAIVYLAGDLSRFVTGSTIHVDGGNLAAAGWKRRTTRR; this is encoded by the coding sequence ATGACTGATTGGGAGTGGACGTTGGGCGGTCTCAAGAGCGACAAAGACCCAATTTGGAGCGAAGACAACATCCTCGACCCATCCAGTGTGCTGCTCACCGACAAAGTGGCCATCGTCACCGGCGGTGCCCGGGGGATCGGCGCGGCCACCGCAGTGGCCCTGGCCCGGTTCGGCGCCGATCTGGCCATCTGCGACCGGGAGGCCGACGATATGGCCCGCACTGCCGCCGCGGTAGAGGCACTGGGCCGCCGCTGCCTGACCGGGCTGTTCGACGTGCGTCACCCCGAGCCCCGAGACGCCTGGCTGGCCGAGGTGGGAGAAGCCTGTGGGCGGGTGGACGTGCTGGTGAACAACGCCGGCGGCACATTCAGCTCCCCGTTTGCCGACATCAACCTCAAGGGTGAGGCCGCGCTCATTGCCGAGAACTTCACCCAGGTCACCGGTTTCATCCGGGGATGCATTCCGCTGATGAGCGAAGGGGGGTCGATCATCAACGTCACCTCCATCGAGGCCCATCGGGCCGGTCCCGGCTTCTCCATCTATTCGGCGATGAAGGCGGCCCAGGCCAATTTGGCCATGAGCCTGTCGCTGGAGCTGGCGCCGGCGGGCATCCGGGTCAACTGCATCGCCCCCGACGTGATCCCCACCGAGGGCGAGAGGATGCTCGGCGACGAGAGCACGGACGAGCGATCGCAGCTGGCCCCTCAACCGTGGTTGGAGGGCGGCTCGGTTCACGACTGCGCCGCGGCGATCGTGTATCTGGCCGGGGATCTTTCCCGGTTCGTGACCGGCTCCACCATCCATGTGGACGGCGGCAACCTGGCCGCCGCCGGGTGGAAGCGCCGCACCACTCGCCGCTAG
- a CDS encoding VIT1/CCC1 transporter family protein has protein sequence MFARKRSGSGHLGEGHHRNVARGGYRAAVFGASDGLVSNMAIILGVAGGTSGQGLVRLVGIAGLIAGAVSMAAGEYLSMQAQRELLERELDMERREHARNPEHEVEELAEIYESRGIDQDIAREMAANIMDDPEKALEVHAREEMGIDPNELGNPVFAAMSSFISFALGAMLPLLPWFFGGGNGAIVASIILGGVGAVMIGGALALATGRSIVRGSLRQLAFVAAAAAITFGIGSAVGVGV, from the coding sequence GTGTTCGCAAGGAAGAGGAGCGGCTCGGGGCATCTCGGTGAGGGCCATCACCGCAATGTGGCCCGGGGCGGGTACCGGGCGGCGGTGTTCGGGGCGAGCGACGGCCTGGTGTCCAATATGGCGATCATCTTGGGTGTGGCCGGAGGCACTTCGGGGCAGGGACTGGTGAGGCTGGTGGGGATCGCCGGGCTCATCGCCGGTGCGGTTTCTATGGCTGCGGGCGAATACTTGTCGATGCAGGCTCAGCGAGAGCTGTTGGAGCGCGAGTTGGACATGGAGCGGCGAGAGCACGCCCGCAATCCGGAGCACGAGGTGGAGGAGCTGGCCGAGATCTACGAGTCGCGGGGAATAGACCAGGACATAGCTCGGGAGATGGCCGCCAACATCATGGACGACCCTGAGAAGGCCTTGGAGGTCCACGCCCGAGAGGAGATGGGAATTGATCCCAACGAGCTGGGCAATCCGGTGTTTGCCGCCATGTCTTCGTTCATTTCCTTCGCCTTGGGTGCAATGTTGCCGTTGTTGCCGTGGTTCTTCGGTGGTGGCAATGGGGCCATCGTGGCATCGATCATCCTCGGAGGGGTGGGCGCCGTAATGATTGGCGGTGCGTTGGCGCTGGCCACCGGCCGCTCGATTGTGCGGGGCTCGCTTCGTCAGCTTGCCTTTGTTGCCGCCGCAGCGGCCATCACTTTCGGGATCGGCTCTGCTGTGGGAGTAGGCGTATGA